The Apostichopus japonicus isolate 1M-3 chromosome 20, ASM3797524v1, whole genome shotgun sequence genome contains a region encoding:
- the LOC139961362 gene encoding uncharacterized protein → MVRIDGDSTPEICTRLAIARDATSQLIGLWKAKEISLKLKKQLVKSLVWSVAIYVAESWALKQNDMKKIESLELWVWRRLLQVSWKDRKTNAWIRQRVGVSEEEGLHVQLRKRKLSMYGHWKRLSDSLIQMTVEGEVEGKARPGRRKTGWIDNIRKWTDGGMAVARAKAHKRMPTVL, encoded by the coding sequence ATGGTAAGGATTGATGGAGACTCTACACCAGAGATTTGTACTAGGTTGGCAATTGCAAGAGATGCCACCAGCCAACTAATTGGATTGTGGAAGGCAAAAGAGATCAGCCTGAAACTGAAGAAACAGCTGGTGAAATCTCTCGTGTGGAGTGTAGCCATCTATGTTGCAGAAAGTTGGGCATTAAAACAGAATGACATGAAGAAAATAGAATCACTTGAGCTGTGGGTGTGGCGTAGATTGCTTCAGGTCAGCTGGAAAGATAGAAAGACTAATGCATGGATCCGCCAAAGGGTAGGAGTTTCAGAAGAGGAAGGTCTACATGTCCAGTTAAGGAAGAGGAAGCTGTCTATGTATGGACATTGGAAGCGCCTATCAGATAGCCTAATTCAGATGACAGTAGAAGGAGAGGTAGAAGGGAAGGCCAGGCCAGGACGTAGGAAAACAGGATGGATCGATAACATCAGGAAGTGGACGGATGGAGGAATGGCCGTGGCAAGAGCAAAGGCACACAAGAGAATGCCGACGGTTCTATGA